A genomic stretch from Candidatus Margulisiibacteriota bacterium includes:
- the mrdA gene encoding penicillin-binding protein 2, with amino-acid sequence MPTGKWHPLALAFGLIFILLVGRLLQLQVIEGDKYRKIADENAARNIPAPAARGVIYDRSGAVLVENRPVFSVQVMPQLLASKDQAKKQAVLAKLGALLGEKLELKVTSDKPIIIKDNIKPETACRIEENKQALEGVVVSVRPVRFYPYGELAAHLLGYVGEIESAELNRLKAEGYRLGDWLGKDGVEREYDRLIRGRDGGKKIEVDVYGTPTRLLEVSDPVPGADVKLTIDLELQQAAEEALRGRVGAVVVLDPRSGEVLALASRPGYDPNIFLEPIGQARWRQLSGGRQPFMNRALAIYPPGSTFKVVTLTAALQEGLVKPQETFYCPGYYRVNNRIARCWKASGHGRLTAIEGLTQSCDVVFYQLGQRLGPDRLADYARRYGLGERSGIDLPQEKKGLVPDSAWKKQVWGEQWYEGDSLNYGIGQGFLQVTPLQMALIYGEVATGKRLRPYVVSQIVDRQGEVLHRAEPVEEGTVPLVPVNLALVRKALEAVVDRATGIAVKIPGLKAAGKTGTAENPGLPHAWFVCYAPVDDPQIAIAAFVEHGEHGDRSAAYVARDILTWYRDNRIATEESFDTTE; translated from the coding sequence CGAGAACGCGGCCCGCAATATCCCGGCGCCGGCCGCCCGCGGCGTGATCTACGACCGGAGCGGTGCGGTCCTGGTCGAGAACCGCCCGGTCTTTTCCGTCCAGGTCATGCCGCAGCTCCTGGCCTCGAAAGACCAGGCCAAGAAGCAGGCGGTCCTGGCGAAGCTGGGCGCGCTGCTCGGCGAAAAGCTGGAGCTCAAGGTCACTTCCGACAAGCCGATCATCATCAAGGACAACATCAAGCCCGAGACCGCCTGCCGGATCGAAGAGAACAAGCAGGCGCTGGAGGGGGTAGTGGTCAGCGTCCGGCCGGTCCGTTTTTATCCCTACGGCGAACTGGCCGCCCATTTGCTCGGCTATGTCGGGGAGATCGAGAGCGCCGAGCTGAACCGGCTCAAGGCGGAAGGCTACCGGCTTGGCGACTGGCTCGGCAAGGACGGAGTGGAAAGAGAGTACGACCGGCTGATCCGCGGCCGCGACGGCGGCAAGAAGATCGAGGTCGACGTGTACGGCACGCCGACCCGTCTGCTGGAAGTGTCGGACCCGGTCCCCGGCGCCGACGTGAAATTGACCATCGACCTGGAGCTGCAGCAGGCGGCGGAAGAGGCGCTGCGCGGCCGGGTCGGCGCGGTGGTCGTGCTCGATCCGCGCAGCGGCGAAGTGCTGGCGCTGGCCAGCCGCCCCGGTTACGATCCGAACATCTTTCTGGAGCCGATCGGCCAGGCCCGCTGGCGGCAGCTGTCCGGCGGCCGCCAGCCGTTCATGAACCGGGCGCTGGCGATCTATCCCCCCGGCTCGACGTTCAAGGTCGTGACCCTGACGGCCGCCTTGCAGGAAGGTTTGGTCAAGCCGCAAGAGACGTTTTACTGCCCCGGTTATTACCGGGTCAACAACCGGATCGCCCGCTGCTGGAAAGCCAGCGGCCATGGCCGGCTCACGGCGATAGAAGGCCTGACCCAATCGTGCGACGTCGTTTTTTACCAGTTGGGGCAGCGTTTAGGCCCGGATCGTTTGGCGGATTATGCCCGGCGTTATGGTTTGGGTGAAAGGAGCGGGATCGACCTTCCGCAGGAAAAGAAGGGGCTGGTCCCGGATTCGGCGTGGAAGAAGCAGGTCTGGGGCGAGCAGTGGTATGAAGGCGATTCCCTCAATTACGGGATCGGCCAGGGATTTTTACAGGTCACGCCGCTGCAAATGGCGCTGATCTACGGTGAGGTCGCGACCGGGAAAAGGCTGCGGCCTTACGTGGTGTCGCAGATCGTCGACCGCCAGGGCGAGGTCCTGCACCGGGCCGAGCCGGTAGAGGAGGGGACGGTCCCGTTGGTCCCGGTCAATCTGGCCCTGGTCCGCAAAGCGCTGGAGGCGGTAGTGGACCGGGCGACCGGCATCGCCGTCAAGATCCCCGGCCTAAAAGCGGCCGGCAAGACCGGTACGGCGGAAAATCCCGGCCTGCCGCACGCCTGGTTCGTCTGCTACGCGCCGGTCGACGACCCGCAGATCGCGATCGCCGCCTTTGTCGAGCACGGGGAGCACGGCGACCGCTCCGCGGCTTACGTCGCCCGCGACATCCTGACCTGGTACCGGGATAACCGGATAGCGACCGAAGAAAGTTTTGACACAACGGAATAA